A window of Gallaecimonas kandeliae genomic DNA:
CAGCCTGGGCACCGAAGGGGCAGGCCAGGTGGATGCGGTGGGGGAAGGGGTAACCGGCTTCAAGGTGGGGGACCGCGTCGCCTATGCCCAGGGGCCCCTGGGCGCCTACGGCGAGTACCATGTGCTGCCGGCCAGCAAGCTGGTGGCCCTGCCTGAGGCCATCGGCTTCGACACCGCCGCCGCCATGATGCTCAAGGGCTTGACGGTGCAGTACCTGCTTCGCCAGACGGCCCAGCTCAAGGCCAGGGATGTCATCCTCTTCCACGCCGCCGCCGGCGGCGTCGGCTCCATCGCCTGCCAGTGGGCCAAGGCCCTGGGGGTGAAACTGATCGGCACCGTCAGCACAGACGAAAAGGCGGCACTGGCCCGCGCCAATGGCGCCTGGGCCACCGTCAACTACAGCCATGAGAACGTGGTGGAAAGGGTCCGCGAGCTGACCGGCGGCAAGATGTGCGACGTCGTCTTCGATTCGGTGGGCAAGGACACCTGGGAGACGTCCCTGGACTGCCTCAAGCCCCGCGGCCTGATGGTGAGCTTCGGCAACGCCTCGGGCCCGGTGACAGGGGTCAACCTCGGCATCCTCAACCAGAAAGGCTCCCTGTTCGTGACCCGCCCCAGCCTCAACGGCTACGCCGACACCCCGGAACGGCTGCAGATGATGGCCACCGACCTCTTCGAGGTGGTGCAAAGCGGCCAGGTACGGATCAACATAGGCCAGCGCTTCGCCTTGAAGGACGCCGCCAAGGCCCACCAGGCCCTGGCCAGCCGCCAGACCACGGGCTCCACTGTCCTGATCCCCTGAACAAAAAAGCCGCCCCAAGGGCGGCTTTTTTCTCGCTGGTTTTCTTACTTCGCTTCGCGGGCTATGGCCCTGTAGGCGATGTCGGTGCGGTAGAAGGCGCCGTCCCAGGCGATGGCCTTGACCCCTTCATAAGCAGCCTTTTGGGCCTGGGAGACGGTCTCACCCAGCGCCGTGACGCAGAGCACCCGGCCGCCGGAGGTGACCACCTGGCCGTCCTTCTCCTTGGTGCCGGCGTGGAACACCTTGACCCCTTGGGGCACGGCGTCCAGGCCCTCGATGGCGTCACCCTTCTGGGGCGTACCGGGGTAGTTGGCGGCGGCCATCACCACGCCGACGGCGGGGCGGGGGTCCCACTTCGCTTCCACCTTGTCCAGCTCGCCACGGGTGGCGGCCAGGCAGAGGGCCACCAGGTCGGACTGCAGGCGCATCATGATCGGCTGGGTCTCGGGGTCGCCGAAACGGCAATTGAACTCGATGACCTTGGGGGCGCCGCTGCCGTCTATCATCAGGCCGGCGTAGAGGAAGCCGGTGTAGGGCACACCGTCGGCCTTCATGCCGTTGACCGTCGGGTAGATGACCTCGTCCATGATGCGCTGGTGGATCTCGCTCGTGACCACGGGAGCCGGGCTGTAGGCGCCCATGCCGCCGGTGTTGGGGCCAGTGTCGCCGTCGCCGACCCGCTTGTGGTCCTGGCTGGTGGCCATGGAGAGGACGTTGTTGCCGTCCACCATGACGATGAAGCTGGCCTCTTCCCCTTCCAGGAAGTCCTCGATGACGACGCGGGCGCCGGCGTCGCCGAAGGCGTTGCCGGACAGCATGTCGTTGACGGCGTCCTTGGCCTCTTTGAGCGTCATGGCGACTATGACGCCCTTGCCGGCGGCCAGGCCGTCGGCCTTGATGACGATAGGGGCGCCGCGCTCGTCGAGGTAGGCGAGGGCCTCGTCAACCTGTGAGAAGGTGCGGTACTGGGCCGTGGGGATGGCGTGGCGGGCCAGGAAGTCCTTGGCGAAGGCCTTGGAGCCTTCCAACTGGGCCGCTGCCGCCTTGGGGCCGAAGATGGGGAGGCCCGCTGCCTGGAAGGCGTCGACGACGCCCTCCACCAATGGCGCTTCCGGGCCCACTATGGTCAGCGCCACGCCCTTTTCCTTGGCGAAGGCCACCAGGGCCTCGTTGCCAGAAACGGCGACGTTCTCCAGCTTGGGTTCAAGGGCGGTGCCGGCGTTGCCGGGGGCCACGTAGACCAGTTCCACGTCGGGGCTCTGGGCGGCCTTCCAGGCCAGGGCATGTTCGCGGCCGCCGCCGCCGATAACCAGGACTTTCATGGCTGCTCCTTAGTGGCGGAAGTGACGCATGTTGGTGAAGACCATGGCGATGCCGGCTTCGTCGGCGGCCTTGATGACTTCGTCGTCGCGGATGGAACCACCGGGTTGGATGACGGCGGTGATGCCGGCCTTGGCTGCGGCGTCGATGCCGTCACGGAAGGGGAAGAAGGCGTCGGAGGCCATGACGGAGCCGGGCACTTCCAGGCCTTCGTCCTCGGCCTTGATGCCGGCTATCTTGGCGCTGTAGACGCGGCTCATCTGGCCGGCGCCGACGCCAATGGTCATCTCGTTCTTGACGTAGACGATGGCGTTGGACTTGACGAACTTGGCCACCTTCCAGGCGAACAGCAGATCCTTCATTTCCTCTGCTGTCGGGGCGCGCTGGGTGACCACCTTGAGGTCGCCCTCAGAAACCATGCCCTGGTCCTTGTCCTGGACCAGCAGGCCGCCGTTGACGCGCTTGTAGTCGAGAGCCGCGGGGCGCTCGGACCAGAAGCCGCATTCCAGCAGGCGCACATTGGCCTTGGCGCTACAGACTTCGCGGGCGCCCTGGGACACGCTGGGGGCGATGATCACTTCCACGAACTGGCGCTCTATGATGGCCTTGGCGGTGTCGCCGTCCAGCTCCTGGTTGAAGGCGATGATGCCGCCGAAGGCGCTGGTGGGGTCCGTCTTGAAGGCGCGGTCATAGGCTTCGAGGATGCTGGCGCCCACGGCCACGCCGCAGGGGTTGGCGTGCTTGACGATGACGCAGGCCGGCTCGCTGAATTCCTTGACGCACTCCAGGGCCGCATCGGTGTCGGCGATGTTGTTGTAGGACAGTTCCTTGCCCTGCAGCTGGGTGGCGGTGGCGATGGACGCTTCCTTGGGCTCGGCATCAATGTAGAAGGCGGCCTGCTGGTGGCTGTTCTCGCCGTAGCGCAGATCCTGCTTCTTCACAAACTGGGTGTTGAAGGTGCGGGGGAACTTGCTGTCGGCAAACATGGCGCCGAAGTGGTTGGCGATCATGCCGTCGTAGCCGGCGGTGTGCTCGAAGGCGCGGATGGCCAAGTCGAAGCGGGTCTCGAAGGTCAGGCCGCCTTGGTGCTTGTCCATTTCTTCGATAACGCGGCCATAGTCATGGGCGCTCACCACTATAGCCACGTCTTTGTGGTTCTTGGCGGCGGAGCGGACCATGGTGGGGCCGCCGATGTCGATGTTCTCGACGGCGTCTTCCATGCTGCAGTCGGGCTTGGCCACGGTCGCCGCGAAGGGGTAGAGGTTCACCACCACCATGTCGATGGGCTGGATGCCGTGCTCGCCCATGATGGCGTCGTCAGTGCCGCGGCGGCCGAGGATGCCACCGTGGACCTTGGGGTGCAGGGTCTTGACCCGGCCGTCCATCATCTCGGGGAAACCGGTGTAGTCGGACACTTCGGTGACGGGGATGCCGTTGTCTTTGAGCAGGCGGTAGGTACCGCCGGTGGACAGCAGCTCCACACCGCGCTGGGTGAGGGCCTGGGCGAAGTCGGTGATACCGGTCTTGTCGGACACGCTGATAAGGGCGCGGCGGATGGGGCGGGCAGCTTGCATCAGTTGGTCTCTATGGCTGGCAAGTGGATCGGAAAAAGCGGGCCGTATTCTACACGAAAACGTTTCCGAAGGGAGCGCGGGCACCCGATTTTGCGGCCCCCATCTTGACCCTGGATAGGGCTCCAGGGTTAGGCTTGGCCCAAAGTCCAGACGGAGTCCTGTTTTGAGCTTCTTGAGCCATTTTATCGTCCTCTTCATGGAAGCGGCCCCCTGGCTGCTGCTGGGCTACCTGGCGGCGGCGCTGATCAAGGTCTGGCTGCCGGCCGATTGGCTGGCCAGACATCTGGGCAGCGAAGGCCCTGGGGCCGTGGCCAAGGCGGCGCTGTTCGGGGCGCCGCTGCCGCTCTGTTCCTGCGGCGTGTTGCCGGCGGCCATGGGCCTGCGCAGGGCCGGAGCCTCCAAGGGCGCGACCATTTCCTTCCTGGTCTCCACTCCCGAGACGGGGGTGGACTCTGTGGCCGTGTCCTACGGCCTGCTGGGGCCGCTGATGGCCATAGTCCGGCCGGTGGCGGCCCTGGTCTCGGCCATGGCGGCGGGGCTGCTGGCGGGGCGCCAGGCGGGGCATCAGGCCGAGGCCGAAAGAGGTGTACTGGCGGCCAAAGCGGAGGCCGGCTGTTGCGGTAGTGAAACCGTCAAAGCCGAGAGTTCTTGCTGCGCCGCAGAAGCTGCGCCCAAGGTGGAGAGCTGCTGCGCCAGTGAAGCGCCTGTGGCGGCGTCCAGCTGCTGTGCCGGCGAGGTGAAAACGGCCCCTGCGACCAGTTGTTGTGGTAGCGAGGCCAAGGCACCGGAACCCCAAGGCGGTTGCGCTGAGGCGTCCTCCTGCTGCGCCCCGGCGCCAAAAGGCCGCAGCAAGTGGCGCCAGGGCTGGGACTTTGCGGTCAAGGATCTGGTGGACGACTCGGCCAAGTGGCTGCTGATCGGCCTCTTCTTCGCGGCCCTGGTGGCGGCCTATGTGCCGGCCGGCTTCCTGGCCCAGTGGGGCGGCGGCCTGGCGGCGATGCTGGTGATGATCCTTATCGGCATTCCCATGTACATCTGCGCCACCGCCAGCACCCCGATCGCGGCGGGGCTGCTGCTGGGTGGCGTGTCCCCCGGCGCCGTGCTGGTGTTCCTGTTGGCGGGCCCCGCCACCCACGCCGCCGCCCTGGGGCTGGTGCGCAAGGAACTGGGGGGCAGGGCGCTGCTGGCCTATCTCGCCGGCGTCATAGTGACGGCCATCGCCTTTGGCTACCTCACCAACTACTTGGCCGGGCTCTGGCCTGGCGGCATAGCGGCGGCCGGTGGCGCCCACGAGCTGCTGCCGTTGTGGCTGGAGCTGGTGTCGGCGCTGCTGCTGGCGGGGTTGATGTTGGCCAGTTTCTACCGAAGCTTGCGGCCGGTGCCGGTGCATGCTCATTAAAAAAGGCCCTCGGTTGAGGGCCTTTTCGCTTCAGGTTGCCAGGCTTATTGGCAGTGGACGCCGACCTTGGAGAAGGCGTTGGTCACGGCGGTGAAGTCGTAACCCAGGTCGTTGGCGGCCTGTTCTACACCGCAGGCGCCGCTGTTGAAGGTGGCGTCGGCGCTCCAGTAGAGGACGTTGGCGCGGTAGAAGGCTTCGAAGGCCTTGTGGGTGTCCCAGCCGGTGGTGGTGGCCAGCAGGTAGAAGGCCTTGTTATAGACGCCGGAGCTGTAGTGTACGTCCAGGCTGGAGCTGTAGTCGGCGGCGTTGGCGATGGAGCGACCGTCGCGGGTCGGGTCGTCCATGTAACGCAGGGCGCCGCTGGACTTGAAGATCTCCGCACCCACCTGCCAGTCGTTGTGGCCACGGCTGTAGAACTCGGCAGCCTCGCCGGCCATGTCGGAGAAGGCCTCGTTCATGCCACCGCTCATGCCTGAGTAGGTCAGGCCGGAGTTCTGCTCTGTCACCCCGTGGGAGACTTCGTGGGCGGACACGTCCAGGCTCACCAGCGGATAGAAGGTGCTGGCACCGTCGCCGAAGTTCATGGCAGAACCGTCCCAGAAGGCGTTCTCGTAGTTGCGGCCGTAGTGGACGCGCATCTCCAGCTTCTGGCTGATGGGATTGACCCCGAACCAGTTGCGGTACATGTCCACGATCACGCCACCGAAGAAATGGGCGTCGTTGATCGGGGAGTAGGCACCGTTGACGGGCTGGTCGGTGTTTTCCGGGCAGGTGAAGCTGTAGAGGGTGCCGCGGCGGGTGCTGCCACCCATGTCCAGGGTGCGGACGTCGGCGTTCTCCATGGAACAGGTGTTGGAGCTGGCGGTGACTTTCAGCGGACCGTAGTCGGTGCCGTAGTAGTAGATGCCGGTCTTCTGGTTACCGCCTGGGCCTGTAGCGTCGAAGGGGGTGCCGCCGGAGGAGCCGCCGCTGCCGGGCTTGCCTCTGAAGGCCAGGGCGTCCCAGCTCTTGAGCAGCTCGCCGGTGTGGGCGTCGACGAAGGCATTGGGGCGGCTGGCGCCCTTGTCACCTTCCACCAGGTAGTCCACCTGGTAGGCCAGGCGGTCGCCGAGGATCATCAGGCTGACGGCGCTGCGCTGCACGGCCTGGGCGTCTTTCATCACCAGGGCGTCACCGAAGTGGGCCTGGACCAGGGTCAGGGCCTGGGCGGCGCTGATGCCGGGAGTGGTGTCGATGTGCAGATCCTTGGCGATACGGCCTTGGGCATGCAGGCTGCGGCCCTGGGCGTCCTTCTCGACCACCAGGTGTTGGCCGAAGACGGGGATGCCCTGGTAGAGCTGCTGGGCGCGGACCTTGGTGGTGCCCTTGGCGGTCTTCATGGCCCGGCCTTCTTTGAAGCCGTAATCCTTGTTCAGGCCCAGGGCCTTGCCCAGGCCCTGGTTGTTCATGGCCTTGTCGACGTGTTGCAGGTTGGCGGCTTGTGTCCCCCCAACTGCCAGGCAGCCGCCCAGCAGCAGAGTCAAAGTGGATTTTTTCATTATGTGGTCCCGTTATTTTTAATAGGTCTATGGCTCTGAGGCCGGGGCCATTTTTACCTGAAAAATTTAAACAATGAATTAACAATTGTTTTTCATTTCTATCCTTTGTGACGGGGCGCACAAGCTGGGAAATGGCTCTTCGGCAGGGGTTGCCAGACGTAAAAAAGGCCCCTGACGGGGCCTCTTGTTCAATTGCCGGTCTTCTTCTTGAAGAGGTCGCCCAGCTTGTTCTTCAGCTTGTCTTTGAGCTTGTCCTTCTCCTTGTCCAGCTTCTCCTGGGCCTTGCCCTTGAGCAGGGCGTCCATGTCCGGACGTACCTTGGGATCGCTGAAGGGGCCGCTGATCTTGATGGGCAGGGTGACGCCGTTCAGCTGGTCCATGGGCTTGCCGTCCTGGCCGGTGAGGGAACCCACCACCTTGGCGGCCACCTTGTAGTCCAGCTCCTTCTTGGCCAGGTTGATATCCCCTTCCCCCGTGACTCGCAGCAGTGGCGAGGCCAGCAGCAGGTCGGGGTTGTGCATCAGGCCGTCCTTGAAGGTGGCGGAGCCGGAGAGCTCGGCGAAGTCGGTCTTCTTGACGTCCTCGGCCGGGGCGCTCTCGCCCTTGAGGATGGCGCCGGCCTTGCGCAGTTCGTGGGCGATGTTGACGCCGTAGACGGCGCCGTCACGGAACTGGAAGTTGGCGGTGCCATTGAGGCTGTCGGTGAGGCTGGTGGGGGTCAGGCCTGTGGCGGTGATGTCCGCCTTGGCGCTGGTGGTACCGGCCAGCAGCGGCTTGTCGGACTGCATGAAGTCCTTGAGCAGCGGCTCTATCTGCACCCCTGCCATGTCTTCCTGAACCGCCAATCGGGCCGGCTGCTTGCGGGCGTCGACCTGGGCGTTGAGCTTGACGTTGCCCTGGTAGAGGTTGGCGCTGAAGGGGGCCAGGGCGATCTGGCCGCGATCGTTGCTGGCCTTGACGGCTATCTTCTCCATCACCAGGTGGCTGAGGCGCAGCCAGCCGAGGCTGAGGTCCGCCTTGGCCCTGAAGCCCTTGAGGGCGGAGAGATCCGGCTCCAGCTCAGGGCCGGCGGCCTGCTCGTCGGCGGCGGCCTGGGGCTTGTCGCTCTTGGGCGGCAGGTAGCGGTCGGCGTCGAACTTGTCCAGCGCCAGGGTCAGGTCCAGATCCGGCACCGCCCCCAGGGCCAGGGCGGCGCTGCCGCTCAGCTGGGTGTCGTCCAGCTTGCCTTTGAGGTTGGTGAGGCTGGCCTTGTTGTCGCCGTACTGCCAGTCAAAGCCCAGCTCGAAGGCGGCCAGGGTGTTCTGGTCGGCCCGTGCCGGCAGTACCATGCCAAGGCGGTCGGCCAGGCCGCGCAGATCGGTCTTCTCGATGCTGAGCTGGCCGCTGGCGGTAGGGGCCGTGAACAGCTGTTTGGCGGCCAGTTGGCCCTTGAGCACCATGTTGGCGATGTCCAGCTGCAGGCTGTCCAGATCCAGGGTGGCGGCCTTGAGGTCGGTGTTGCCCTTGGCGGCCAGCTCCAGTTCCATGGGTTTGGCGAAACCCTGGCCTTGCAGCTTGGCGGTGACGGCCAGGCGGGGCAGGTCGATATGGGCCAGCTGATCGTCAAACTTGAGCTGGGCGTCCAGGGTGGCCACCGCCTGCTGGGCGCCGGTGCTGTGCAGCCGGCTGTGCAGGGTGGAGGTCTTGCCGGCGCCGAAGCCGTCCAATGTCAGCTCGTCCAGCACCAGTTGCTGGCTGGTCTTGCCGGCCTTGTCCAGGAGGTTGACCTGGATGTTGTTGAGGCTGATGCTGCCGAGATCCAGCTTCTGCAGGCCGCTGAGGTCGGGGGCGCCGGCTGGGGCACCTTCAGGCGCCTTCTGGCCGGCCGGCGGTTCGGCCCCCGGCTTGAGGTTGACCACCACGTTGCTCAAGGCGACGCCGTCCACCTCGGCTTTGCCGGAGAGCAGCGGCATCAGTTTCACCGACACCTTGGCGTCACCTATCTCGGCGGTGGTGCCGTTGGCGAAGCCCTTGGGTTCGGACAGGGCCGCCCGCTGGATGGACAGGCCGACCGAGGGGAAGAAGGTCCAGCCGAGGTCGCCGTCCAGGCGCAGTTCGCGGCCTGTGTTGTCGGCCACCACTTTCTGGATCTCGCCCTTGTAGCTGTTGGGGTCTATGGTGAGGACGAAGGCGACCAGCCCCGCTATCACCAGCACCACCAGGCCAAGGACTATGGCCAGGATTTTGCCTGCTTTCATGCTGTCTCCTTGTGCACCCGGCCGGGCCGGGTTAGGCAATCAACTCATTCTCAAAGTTAGCAACTCAGGCCGCCAAAAGCAGGCTGAATCAAGACCTTATTATCTTCTCATTAAAGCAAGGCCATTTCAGAGCCAGTTTGTCAGCATGATGCCTAAGCCCAGGCTCTGGGTGCTGTGGTTATAGTCGATGAGGGACTCGCCGTAGCCGTTGAAGTACTGCACATAGCCGCGCAGCTTGCCCCAGAGTGGGAAGGTAAAGCCCAGTTGCAAGGCGCCCTTGTTGCCGTTTGAGCGCAGGTTGTTCCTGAGCATGAAGTCCAGGCTGGTGTTGCCCATGACGTAGACGCCGGTCAGCTCGCCGTAGCCCAGGTACTTCTCGATGTCGGGGTTGTTGTCGTCGCTTCTGGCTTCGGGAATGCGGTACCAGGGCTTGACCTGGAAGACGGCGTTGCCGGCCTCGAAGATGAGATCCAGGTAGGCCCTGTTCCAGGAACGGGAGTAGGGGTCGGAGCGGCCGTTGGACTGGTGGATCAGCCCCAGGGTCACGTACTTGGGCTTGATGCCGAACCAGTCGTGGCTGACGTCGAAGGCCATGAACACCTCCGGCTCGTAGTTGGTCTCCCTGAAGGGGGAGGAGAGCCCGGAGTTGTAGGCCTGCCAGAAGGATTGCTGGCTGTAGGCCATCCAGATGCTGTTCTTGCCGCCGAAGAGATTGAAGGCCAGGGGAAACTTGAGGCTGACCTGGAACTTCACTTCCACATGGTCGAGGGTCTCCCCCGGTTCGAGCTTGTCGGCATAGCTGGCGGCGTCCAGGTTGGAGCTGTAGTTGACCGGCAACACGTAGTTGGGCAGGTGCGGTGTGATGACGAAGGGGTTCTCGGTGGTGGACAGCTCCCGGTTCACCCGCTGCTCCACCAGGCCCTTGTCCTTGGCGGCGCGGCCCTCGATGCTCTGGGGCGCCGGCGGTTCGACGCTGGCCTCGCTCTGGGTGGGTTCGGTCTTTTTTTGCTCTGTTGGGTCGGCTGCCAGGGCCGGCAGGGCCAAAAACAGCAGTGTCAGACAGGCTCTTGTCATGGTTCTTCCGTGATCCTTCAGCTTATGAGACTTTAGCCCCATAATAGTGGGCCTTTATTTGAACCGATACTGACCTCATGGCGGAAAAGCGCAAAGCCAGCAAAGAAGGTGACAGCAAGGTCGCCGCCCTGAAAGTTCCCCCCCATTCCCTGGAAGCCGAGCAAAGCGTGCTGGGCGGCCTGCTGCTGGACAACCAGGCCTGGGACAGGGTGGCGGAAAAGGTGGTGGAGCAGGACTTCTACTCCCGTGCGCACCGGCTCATCTTCAAGGGCATGACCATACTGGCCGCCGCCAACAAGCCGCTGGACTTGATCACCGTCTCCGAGCAACTGGAGCGGGACAACCAGTTGGAAGAGGCCGGCGGCTTCGCCTACCTCGGCGAAATCGCCCGCAACACCCCCAGCGCCGCCAACATCCACGCCTACGCCGAGATAGTCCGCGAGCGGGCCGTGGTGCGGGAGCTGCTGGGCACCGCCAACGAGATAGCCGAGGCCTGCTTCGACCCTCAGGGCCGCAGCTCCGCCGAGCTGCTGGATATGGCCGAGAGCAAGGTCTTCAACATCGCCGAGAGCCGCTCCAGCGCCAACGAAGGCCCCCAGAACATCAAAAACGTGCTGGAAAAGACGGTGGACCGCATCGAGAAGCTGTTCGGCCAGCCCCATGACGGCGTCACGGGGGTGTCCACCGGCTTCAACGATCTCGACAAGATGACGGCCGGCCTGCAAGGCTCGGACCTCATCATAGTGGCGGCCCGTCCCTCCATGGGTAAGACGACCTTCGCCATGAACCTGGCCGAATACGCGGCCATGACCCAGGACAAGCCGGTGCTGATCTACAGCCTGGAGATGCCCTCGGAACAGATCATGATGCGTATGCTGGCCTCCCTGGGCCGCATCGACCAGACCAAGATCCGGACCGGCCAGCTGGACGACGACGATTGGGCCCGCCTGAGCTCCACCATGGGGCTGCTGATGGAAAAGGGCCAGATGTACATCGACGACGCCTCGGGCCTGACCCCCACCGAAGTGCGCTCCCGCGCCCGGCGTATCGCCCGTGAGCACGGCGGCATTTCCCTTATCATGGTGGACTACCTGCAGCTGATGACGGTGCCCGGCATGCAGGACAACAGGACCTTGGAGATCGCCGAGATCTCCCGCTCCCTCAAGGCCCTGGCCAAGGAGCTGCAATGTCCCGTCATCGCCCTGTCCCAGCTCAACCGTTCACTGGAACAGCGGGCCGACAAGAGGCCCGTCAACTCCGACCTTAGGGAATCGGGCTCCATCGAGCAGGACGCCGACCTCATCATGTTCATCTACCGGGACGAGGTCTATCACCCGGAGACGGCGGACAAGGGGGTGGCGGAGATCATCATCGGCAAGCAGCGTAACGGCCCCATAGGCAGGGTGCGGCTGACCTTCCAGGGCCATTTCTCCCGCTTCGACAACTACGCAGGCCCGGCCTACGACGACGAATACTAAGGCGCCATGAAAGTCGCAACCGCAGTAATAGACACCAAGGCCCTCAAGCACAACCTGGCGGTGGTACGCCGCCACGCCCCCGGCGCCCAGGTGATGGCCGTGCTCAAGGCCAACGCCTACGGCCACAACCAGGTGGAAGTGGCCAAGGCCCTGGCCGGGGCCGACGCCTTCGCCGTGGCCCGCCTCAACGAGGCCCTGGCCCTGCGCTCCGCCGGCATCACCCAGCCGCTGGTGATGCTGGAAGGTTGCTTCAACGCCTCCGACCTGGCGGTGATGGCCAGCTCTGGGGTGCAGGCCATCTTCCACACTCAGGAGCAGCTGGCCATGCTCCAGGCCGTGGCCATGCCCAAGCCCATCAAGGCCTGGGTGAAGGTGGACACCGGCATGCACCGCATCGGCCTGGCGCCGGCGGCGGTGCCTGACTACCTGGCCGCCCTCAAGGCCACCGGCAAGGTGGAGGAGGAGGTGGGTCTTATCAGCCATTTCGCCTGTGCCGACGAGCCTGGCCACCCCCTCAACCAGGCGCAGCTCGCGCGTTTCGCGCCCCTGGCGGCGGCCTGGCAGGGCCCCGTGTCCATGTCCAACTCCGCCGCCGTGCTGAGCCTGCCGGCGGCCCATTTCGACTGGGTGCGCCCCGGCCTGATGCTCTATGGCTCCTGCCCCATGGTCGGCCAGGTCGGTGCCGACTACGACCTCAAGCCCGCCATGCGCCTGGTCTCCAGCCTCATCTCGGTCAAGCAGGTCAAGCAGGGGGAGACGGTGGGCTACGGCGCCATCTGGCAGGCCCGGCAGGATACCCAGATCGGGGTGGTGGCCATGGGCTATGGTGACGGCTACCCCCGCCATGCCCGCGCCGGCACGCCGGTCTTCGTCAACGGCCGTATCGTGCCCCTGGTGGGCCGGGTGTCCATGGACATGGTGACGGTGGATCTGGGGCCGGACGCGACCGACCAGGTGGGGGACGAGGTGGAACTCTGGGGCACCCAGGTGCCGGTGGAGCAGGTGGCACAATGCGCCGACACCATCTCTTACGAGCTGCTGTGCAATATCGCCCAGCGGGTCAGGTACGAATTCATCTGAAGAAAAGGCCGCATCAAGCGGCCTTTTTTCTGGTTCAGGCGTCGGGCGGCCCCTTCAGCTCCACCACATTGCCTTCTGGGTCTGTGACGTAGACGGAGGGGCCTTCCCCTTCGGCGCCGTAGCGGGATTCCACCTGGCTGGGCTCACAGCCCTTGGCCTTGAGGTAGGCGATGAGGGCGTCGCCGTCGAAAGGCTCTATGCGCAGGCAGAGGTGGTCCAGGTTGCGGCCCTCCCTGCCTGGCGCGGCGCCGCCTGCCTTACCCAGCTTGCCGTCCACCGGCACCAGGTCGATGAGGGAGCTGCCGGCCCTCAGCTGGTAGAGGCCTATCCCTTCCTGGACCTTTTCCAGGCCGCAACCCAGCACCTGCTGATAGAAGGCCATCATGGCCTGGACGTCGACCACCCTCAGCACCAGGTGATCGATCTGGCGGATCTTGAACATAGAGACTCCTGTCATAGAAAGGGCGAAAGGCATTCAAGCTAATGGGAAAGGCCGGCAGGTGCAACAGGAAGGGGACTTAGTCGCGGCGCTCCAGCAGCGCCAGCAGTTCCTTGAAGGCCATGGGCTTGCCGAACAGCCAGCCCTGGGCCAGCCGCACCCCCTTGGCCTTGAGGAAGTCCGCCTGGGCCTGGCTCTCCACCCCTTCGGCCACCATCTCCAGCTTGAGGGCCTTGGCCATGTCGATGATATGGGTCACCACCTGGCTGGTGGGGGCTTCTGTGCCTATGGTCTCGACGAAGGACTTGTCTATCTTGAGGCTGTCGATGTCGAAGCGCTCCAGGTAGGCCAGGCTCGAATAGCCGGTGCCGAAGTCGTCGATGGCCACCTGTATGCCCTGCTCACGGATCTGCTGCACCAGCTGACGGACCTGGTCGGCGTTGAGGAAGCCGCTCTCCGTGGCTTCCACCACCAGATTGCCGGGGCTGGCCCCTGTGGCTTCCACCAGCTCCTTGAGCCTTTCCAGGGTTTCAGGCCGGTGCAGATCCTGGGAAGAGAGGTTGATGGCCAGGTGGAAGTCGGGATGGCCCCTGAAGAGCCCCTCGGCGTCTTCGGCCACCTGCTCCATCACCTGCGCCGTGATCCTGTGGATCAGGCCCATGGCCTCCGCCGCCGGTATGAAGATATGGGGTGCCATGAAGTCGCCGTTGGGCCGGCGCCAGCGCACCAGGGCCTCGGCGCCCACCACCCGGCCCGTCTCCAGTTCCACCACCGGCTGGTATTGCAGGAAGAATTCCCTGCGTTTCAGCGCTGCCCGCAGCAGCCCTTGCAGCGACAGCTGCTGGCGGGCCAGGTAGAGGGTGGCCATCACCAGCAGGAAACCGGCCACCAGGCTGATGGGCAGCAGCATCTTCATGAAATCCCGGCTCCGTGCCTGGGCATAGGACAGGGGCAAGGCGGCC
This region includes:
- the purD gene encoding phosphoribosylamine--glycine ligase, whose translation is MKVLVIGGGGREHALAWKAAQSPDVELVYVAPGNAGTALEPKLENVAVSGNEALVAFAKEKGVALTIVGPEAPLVEGVVDAFQAAGLPIFGPKAAAAQLEGSKAFAKDFLARHAIPTAQYRTFSQVDEALAYLDERGAPIVIKADGLAAGKGVIVAMTLKEAKDAVNDMLSGNAFGDAGARVVIEDFLEGEEASFIVMVDGNNVLSMATSQDHKRVGDGDTGPNTGGMGAYSPAPVVTSEIHQRIMDEVIYPTVNGMKADGVPYTGFLYAGLMIDGSGAPKVIEFNCRFGDPETQPIMMRLQSDLVALCLAATRGELDKVEAKWDPRPAVGVVMAAANYPGTPQKGDAIEGLDAVPQGVKVFHAGTKEKDGQVVTSGGRVLCVTALGETVSQAQKAAYEGVKAIAWDGAFYRTDIAYRAIAREAK
- the purH gene encoding bifunctional phosphoribosylaminoimidazolecarboxamide formyltransferase/IMP cyclohydrolase, with product MQAARPIRRALISVSDKTGITDFAQALTQRGVELLSTGGTYRLLKDNGIPVTEVSDYTGFPEMMDGRVKTLHPKVHGGILGRRGTDDAIMGEHGIQPIDMVVVNLYPFAATVAKPDCSMEDAVENIDIGGPTMVRSAAKNHKDVAIVVSAHDYGRVIEEMDKHQGGLTFETRFDLAIRAFEHTAGYDGMIANHFGAMFADSKFPRTFNTQFVKKQDLRYGENSHQQAAFYIDAEPKEASIATATQLQGKELSYNNIADTDAALECVKEFSEPACVIVKHANPCGVAVGASILEAYDRAFKTDPTSAFGGIIAFNQELDGDTAKAIIERQFVEVIIAPSVSQGAREVCSAKANVRLLECGFWSERPAALDYKRVNGGLLVQDKDQGMVSEGDLKVVTQRAPTAEEMKDLLFAWKVAKFVKSNAIVYVKNEMTIGVGAGQMSRVYSAKIAGIKAEDEGLEVPGSVMASDAFFPFRDGIDAAAKAGITAVIQPGGSIRDDEVIKAADEAGIAMVFTNMRHFRH
- a CDS encoding SO_0444 family Cu/Zn efflux transporter is translated as MSFLSHFIVLFMEAAPWLLLGYLAAALIKVWLPADWLARHLGSEGPGAVAKAALFGAPLPLCSCGVLPAAMGLRRAGASKGATISFLVSTPETGVDSVAVSYGLLGPLMAIVRPVAALVSAMAAGLLAGRQAGHQAEAERGVLAAKAEAGCCGSETVKAESSCCAAEAAPKVESCCASEAPVAASSCCAGEVKTAPATSCCGSEAKAPEPQGGCAEASSCCAPAPKGRSKWRQGWDFAVKDLVDDSAKWLLIGLFFAALVAAYVPAGFLAQWGGGLAAMLVMILIGIPMYICATASTPIAAGLLLGGVSPGAVLVFLLAGPATHAAALGLVRKELGGRALLAYLAGVIVTAIAFGYLTNYLAGLWPGGIAAAGGAHELLPLWLELVSALLLAGLMLASFYRSLRPVPVHAH
- a CDS encoding quinone oxidoreductase family protein, encoding MAKRIQIEKNGGPEVLQWVEVAKAEPGPGEVRVHNKAVGVNFIDIYFRDGLYPVPAFPTSLGTEGAGQVDAVGEGVTGFKVGDRVAYAQGPLGAYGEYHVLPASKLVALPEAIGFDTAAAMMLKGLTVQYLLRQTAQLKARDVILFHAAAGGVGSIACQWAKALGVKLIGTVSTDEKAALARANGAWATVNYSHENVVERVRELTGGKMCDVVFDSVGKDTWETSLDCLKPRGLMVSFGNASGPVTGVNLGILNQKGSLFVTRPSLNGYADTPERLQMMATDLFEVVQSGQVRINIGQRFALKDAAKAHQALASRQTTGSTVLIP